A single region of the Enterobacteriaceae endosymbiont of Donacia tomentosa genome encodes:
- the murD gene encoding UDP-N-acetylmuramoyl-L-alanine--D-glutamate ligase yields MNKKIVVIGLGITGISCINFLFKRNLIPYVMDECKNPKFLKKIPLIVPCHLGSLNKKWILEADLIILSPGISIFHPYLVEATNKGIEIIGDIELFNRYNKTPVIAITGTNGKSTVTDMIVKVMEKNNFNIGFGGNIGYPVLDLLSFKRDFYILEISSFQLETVKNLNIYIAIILNISEDHMDRYPLGLEQYRNFKLRIFKQASICIYNADDLLTYPNIFHKKKKYITFGRYHGKYHLLYEKQNFFLKMDDKIILNFNKTKLIGIHNYLNSLAVLAVTDILKIPQKKALKEISNYINIDNILQIIHEENNVIWINDSKSTNVDSTKVALKYFSKKKNIWLLLGGYDKKCKLFPLEKYLKKKNIYIYCFGLAKKQILSFCSKAVPVDTISQAVQQIIKLVQPGDVVLLSPACSSIDQFKNFKHRGKEFIKIVKNFYKN; encoded by the coding sequence ATGAATAAAAAAATAGTAGTTATTGGTTTAGGAATAACAGGTATATCATGCATAAATTTTCTTTTCAAAAGAAATCTTATTCCATATGTAATGGATGAATGTAAAAATCCAAAATTTTTAAAAAAAATACCATTAATAGTTCCGTGTCATTTAGGATCTTTAAATAAAAAATGGATATTAGAAGCTGATTTAATTATCTTAAGTCCTGGTATTTCGATATTTCATCCCTATTTAGTAGAAGCAACTAATAAAGGAATTGAAATAATAGGAGATATAGAATTATTTAATCGTTATAATAAAACTCCTGTTATAGCTATAACAGGTACTAATGGAAAAAGTACTGTAACAGATATGATTGTTAAAGTTATGGAAAAAAATAACTTTAATATTGGTTTTGGAGGTAATATAGGCTATCCAGTATTAGATTTATTATCTTTTAAAAGAGATTTTTATATTTTAGAAATATCTAGTTTCCAATTAGAAACTGTAAAAAATTTAAATATATATATAGCTATTATTTTAAATATTTCTGAAGATCATATGGATCGTTATCCTTTAGGTCTTGAACAATATCGTAATTTTAAATTGCGTATCTTTAAACAAGCTTCTATTTGTATTTATAATGCAGATGATTTGTTAACATATCCTAATATTTTTCATAAAAAAAAAAAATATATAACTTTTGGAAGATATCATGGAAAATATCATTTATTGTATGAAAAACAAAATTTTTTTTTAAAAATGGATGATAAAATAATTTTAAATTTTAATAAAACAAAGTTAATAGGAATACACAATTATTTAAATTCTTTAGCTGTTTTAGCGGTCACAGATATATTAAAAATTCCTCAAAAAAAAGCTCTAAAAGAGATAAGTAATTATATAAATATAGATAATATATTACAAATTATACATGAAGAAAACAATGTTATTTGGATTAATGATTCAAAATCTACTAATGTAGATAGTACAAAAGTTGCTTTAAAATACTTTTCCAAGAAAAAAAACATTTGGTTATTATTAGGAGGATATGATAAAAAATGTAAATTATTTCCTTTGGAAAAATATTTAAAAAAAAAAAATATATATATTTATTGTTTTGGTTTGGCAAAAAAACAAATATTATCTTTTTGTTCAAAAGCAGTACCAGTAGATACTATATCTCAAGCAGTACAACAAATAATAAAATTAGTACAACCCGGTGATGTGGTATTACTATCTCCCGCTTGTTCTAGTATTGATCAATTTAAAAATTTTAAACATCGTGGCAAAGAATTTATTAAAATAGTAAAAAATTTTTATAAAAATTAA
- the secA gene encoding preprotein translocase subunit SecA: protein MFIKFLTKIFGNHNDYVLRRIQKIVNTINSMEKYFEKLTDIELKNKTLYFKNKLKNNFSLKDILPEAYATVREASKRIFGMRHFDVQLMGGIVLNNNCIAEMRTGEGKTLTSTLSAYLNALSDKGVHIVTVNDYLAKRDAINNKSLFEFLGLTVGINLSGMSLNEKRIAYKADITYGTNNEYGFDYLRDNMVFNYNEKVQRSLNYAIIDEVDSILIDEARTPLIISGTAEDSSKLYISINRIIPKLIYQSEEDSDTFQGKGHFFIDEKTRQAYLTEKGLIFLEKILEKQNIIKKGESLYSSNNLIILHHVLEGLRAHKLFKKNVDYILKNNQIIIVDEHTGRLMKGRRWSEGLHQAIEAKEGVNINDENQTLASITFQNYFRLYKKLSGMTGTASTEASEFKEIYKLDTIVIPTNKPMIRKDLPDLIYLTEKEKIKAIIKDIKNKNLTGQPVLVGTVSIEKSELISKKLRKLKIKHNVLNAKFHAKEAEIIAQAGKKNSVTIATNMAGRGTDIVLGGIFTLDAANCNIDKTHTLKLIWEKKHNEVVQLGGLYVIGTERHESRRIDNQLRGRSGRQGDSGSSRFYLSMEDSLMRIFASKNISNLMTKLGMKHNESITHPWITKAISNAQKKVEHYNFDIRKQLLEYDDVINDQRLAIYSQRNKLLKSRNINQIIKDFRIYVFEKKVNDFIEFDDFIEEEFNFKSFKNYFMKVFNLKIPIQEWINSYKENNKEIFNKKKLLKKIIDFAEREYVKKTEKLNEEKLNDFEKNIILKTLDNLWKEHLSAIEYLKQGIHLRGYAQQDPKQEYKRESFHMFNLMLNTLKKEVIINLSKIDMSTIFSNHSNFVFSLLEKNFLNENVLKTSNLKILKKISDTSIKKEINKINFFNQKIGRNKKCPCLSGKKYKFCHGLIIK, encoded by the coding sequence ATGTTTATAAAATTTTTAACAAAAATTTTTGGTAATCATAACGATTATGTTTTACGACGTATTCAAAAAATAGTTAATACTATTAATAGCATGGAAAAATATTTTGAAAAATTAACTGATATAGAACTAAAAAATAAAACTTTATATTTTAAAAATAAATTAAAAAATAATTTTTCTTTAAAAGATATTTTACCGGAAGCTTATGCTACAGTGCGAGAAGCAAGTAAAAGAATATTTGGTATGAGACATTTTGATGTTCAATTAATGGGAGGTATTGTATTAAATAATAATTGTATAGCAGAAATGAGAACAGGAGAAGGAAAAACATTAACATCAACATTATCAGCATATTTAAATGCTCTTAGTGATAAAGGGGTACATATAGTTACTGTTAACGATTATTTAGCAAAAAGAGATGCTATAAATAATAAGTCTCTATTTGAATTTTTAGGATTGACTGTTGGTATTAATTTATCTGGCATGTCATTAAACGAAAAAAGAATAGCTTATAAAGCAGATATTACTTACGGAACTAATAATGAATATGGATTTGATTATTTAAGAGATAATATGGTTTTTAACTATAATGAAAAAGTACAACGTTCTTTAAATTATGCTATTATAGACGAGGTGGATTCTATACTTATTGATGAAGCACGTACTCCTTTAATCATATCAGGAACAGCAGAAGATAGTTCAAAACTATATATTAGTATAAATAGAATTATTCCTAAATTAATATATCAATCCGAAGAAGATTCAGATACCTTTCAAGGTAAAGGACATTTTTTTATAGATGAAAAAACGCGTCAAGCATATTTAACTGAAAAAGGTTTAATTTTTTTAGAAAAAATACTAGAAAAACAAAATATAATCAAAAAGGGTGAATCTTTATATTCTAGTAATAATCTTATTATTTTACATCATGTACTTGAAGGATTAAGAGCACATAAATTATTTAAGAAAAATGTTGATTATATATTAAAAAATAATCAAATTATTATTGTAGATGAACATACTGGAAGATTAATGAAGGGTAGAAGATGGTCTGAAGGATTACATCAAGCAATAGAAGCAAAAGAAGGTGTTAATATTAATGATGAAAATCAAACTTTAGCATCTATTACATTTCAAAATTATTTTAGATTATATAAAAAACTATCAGGAATGACAGGAACTGCAAGTACAGAAGCTTCTGAATTTAAAGAAATTTATAAATTAGATACAATTGTGATTCCCACAAATAAGCCAATGATAAGAAAAGATTTACCAGATTTAATATATTTAACAGAAAAAGAAAAGATAAAAGCTATTATAAAAGATATAAAAAATAAAAATCTTACAGGACAACCTGTATTAGTAGGTACTGTTTCTATAGAAAAATCTGAATTAATTTCAAAAAAATTAAGAAAATTAAAAATAAAACATAATGTTTTAAATGCAAAATTTCATGCTAAAGAAGCTGAAATAATAGCACAAGCAGGTAAAAAAAATTCAGTAACTATTGCCACTAATATGGCAGGAAGGGGTACAGATATTGTTTTGGGTGGTATTTTCACATTAGATGCTGCAAATTGTAATATAGATAAAACTCATACATTAAAACTAATTTGGGAAAAAAAACATAATGAAGTAGTTCAATTAGGAGGTTTATATGTTATTGGAACGGAAAGGCATGAATCTAGAAGAATAGATAATCAGTTAAGAGGAAGATCAGGACGTCAAGGTGATAGTGGTTCGTCAAGATTTTATTTATCAATGGAAGATTCTCTAATGCGTATTTTTGCATCAAAAAATATATCTAATTTAATGACTAAATTAGGTATGAAGCATAATGAGTCTATTACTCATCCTTGGATAACTAAAGCAATATCTAACGCACAAAAAAAAGTGGAACATTATAATTTTGATATACGTAAACAATTACTTGAATATGATGATGTAATTAATGATCAACGTTTAGCAATATATTCACAGAGAAATAAATTATTAAAATCACGTAATATTAATCAAATAATAAAAGATTTTAGAATATATGTTTTTGAGAAAAAAGTAAATGATTTTATAGAATTTGATGACTTTATAGAAGAAGAATTTAATTTTAAAAGTTTTAAAAATTATTTTATGAAAGTATTTAATTTAAAAATACCTATTCAAGAATGGATTAATTCATATAAAGAAAATAATAAAGAAATTTTTAATAAAAAAAAACTTTTAAAAAAAATTATTGATTTTGCAGAAAGAGAATATGTAAAAAAAACGGAAAAGCTTAATGAAGAAAAACTAAATGACTTTGAAAAAAATATTATATTAAAAACTTTAGATAATTTGTGGAAAGAACATCTTTCTGCTATAGAATATTTAAAACAGGGTATACATTTAAGAGGATATGCTCAACAAGATCCTAAACAAGAATATAAACGTGAATCTTTTCATATGTTTAATTTAATGTTAAATACTTTAAAAAAAGAAGTAATAATTAATTTAAGCAAAATAGATATGAGTACAATATTTAGTAATCATAGTAATTTTGTTTTTTCATTGTTAGAAAAAAATTTTTTAAATGAAAATGTGTTAAAAACAAGCAATTTAAAAATTTTAAAAAAAATATCGGATACTTCTATAAAAAAAGAAATAAATAAGATAAATTTTTTTAATCAAAAAATAGGTAGAAATAAAAAATGTCCTTGTCTTTCTGGGAAAAAATATAAATTTTGTCATGGTTTAATAATAAAATAA
- the murG gene encoding undecaprenyldiphospho-muramoylpentapeptide beta-N-acetylglucosaminyltransferase translates to MNKKIIIVAGGTGGHINPALNIANELIKKGWEVRWLGTFNRMEAKIIPKKGIYIYLIKFFRFKSRNIFLKFITILKLLTSVYKSIIIYKKYKPDIVLTMGSYISGPSGLAAWLCRIPLVIHEQNSIPGFTNKILSKIATKILQGYPNTLKNAIWVGNPINEKIIELSSYKRSVIKFHKPIHLLITGGSQGAQVINFIGVKLSKILKNKILILHQVGKGNLKKILNEYKKNKENNFLLKEYIYDIHEAYKWADIIITRSGAITVSEIKIIGLPAIFIPYPHKDHQQYFNAIHLEKIGIAKIFKQNNLNINNIINVILSWNKKKLIKIYKKFKNTPIKNSTKLIYKELNEINSY, encoded by the coding sequence ATGAATAAAAAAATTATTATAGTAGCTGGAGGTACAGGAGGACATATCAATCCAGCTTTAAACATTGCAAATGAATTAATAAAAAAAGGATGGGAAGTACGTTGGTTAGGTACATTTAACAGAATGGAAGCTAAAATAATTCCTAAAAAAGGTATATATATATATTTAATAAAATTTTTTAGATTTAAAAGTAGAAATATTTTTTTAAAATTTATTACTATATTAAAATTATTAACTTCTGTTTATAAATCAATTATTATTTATAAAAAATATAAACCAGATATAGTTTTAACAATGGGAAGTTATATTTCAGGTCCTAGTGGACTTGCTGCATGGTTATGTAGAATTCCATTAGTGATACATGAACAAAATAGCATCCCAGGATTTACTAATAAAATTTTGTCTAAAATAGCAACTAAGATATTACAAGGGTATCCTAATACATTAAAAAATGCAATTTGGGTCGGTAATCCAATTAATGAAAAAATTATTGAATTATCTTCGTATAAAAGATCTGTTATTAAATTTCATAAACCAATTCATTTACTAATTACAGGAGGTAGTCAAGGAGCACAAGTAATAAATTTTATAGGTGTGAAGTTGTCAAAAATATTAAAAAATAAAATATTAATTTTACATCAAGTAGGTAAAGGAAATTTAAAAAAAATACTAAATGAATATAAAAAAAATAAGGAAAATAATTTTCTTTTAAAAGAATATATATATGATATTCATGAGGCATATAAATGGGCTGATATTATTATTACTAGGTCAGGAGCAATAACTGTAAGTGAAATTAAAATCATAGGATTGCCTGCTATTTTTATACCTTACCCACATAAAGATCATCAACAATATTTTAATGCAATACATTTAGAAAAAATAGGAATTGCAAAAATATTTAAACAAAATAATTTAAATATTAATAATATTATTAATGTTATACTATCTTGGAATAAAAAAAAGTTAATAAAAATTTATAAAAAATTTAAAAATACACCTATAAAAAATTCGACAAAATTAATTTATAAAGAACTAAATGAAATTAATAGTTATTAA
- a CDS encoding DUF721 domain-containing protein gives MRHNKLLSIKQIFQKNYYYSSYRKILFKIYLHTNILIKINTFIKKYIPVELHNWYNIKNFKDGILIIETCNASSMTRFLYEKTNIIFFLKKNLIPSLIDINIQINPAFYIKKNIIIPNEKNTYKKNILSKYSANLLLNLARKSPIKLRYIIERFAKSASKH, from the coding sequence ATGCGTCATAATAAATTATTATCAATTAAACAAATTTTTCAAAAAAATTATTATTATTCTTCTTATAGAAAAATTTTATTTAAAATATATTTACATACAAATATTTTAATAAAAATTAATACATTTATCAAAAAATATATACCTGTTGAATTACATAATTGGTATAATATCAAAAATTTTAAAGATGGTATTCTAATTATAGAAACATGTAATGCTAGTTCTATGACTAGATTTTTATATGAAAAAACTAATATTATATTTTTTTTAAAAAAAAATCTTATCCCGTCGTTAATAGATATTAATATTCAAATTAATCCTGCATTTTATATAAAAAAAAATATTATTATACCAAATGAAAAAAATACATATAAAAAAAATATTTTGAGTAAATATAGTGCTAATTTATTATTAAATTTAGCACGAAAAAGTCCTATAAAATTACGTTATATAATAGAAAGATTTGCAAAATCAGCATCTAAACATTAA
- the murC gene encoding UDP-N-acetylmuramate--L-alanine ligase translates to MIHKNINSNISLREILKINNINHIYFIGIGGSGMGGLATILVKLGYKVSGSDLVSNFITKKLILLNVKIYSKHDGNNLKNVDLVVVSTAIKNDNPELIIAKKLNIIIISRAQMLAELMRFNYGITITGTHGKTTTTAMIYEIFKSSGLDPTFVNGGIIKSSGLYADLGLSKYFIAEADESDKSFLKLNPIINIVTNIENEHLEYYDNNIEILKSTFLNFLKKIPFYGCIIICIDNKNNFDLFNKYKHILKCKIITYGFNNNADIKISNYRQKRYQSKFNLLKTKENTNLKIELTIPGLHNALNATASFALSSYIGLKDSNILKSLKNFGGVKRRLDILGTFILKKKFQGNVIVIDDYGHHPTEINMTIHTIKNNWPNKNLIMVFQPHKYTRTKNLLEEFVKTLSNVNLLFLLKVYSARENYIKNANSKTLYRKIKKLEKTHPILIRSNKYNDIASEIYLKLTGNDVLVFQGAGDINNISAFFIKNKLKQ, encoded by the coding sequence ATGATACATAAAAATATAAATAGTAATATTTCTTTACGAGAAATATTAAAAATAAACAATATAAATCACATATATTTTATTGGCATTGGTGGTTCGGGTATGGGAGGTCTTGCCACTATTTTAGTAAAATTAGGATATAAAGTTAGTGGATCAGATTTAGTATCTAATTTTATTACAAAAAAATTAATTCTATTAAATGTAAAAATATATTCAAAACATGATGGAAATAATCTTAAAAATGTAGATTTAGTTGTTGTTTCTACGGCAATAAAAAATGATAATCCTGAATTAATTATTGCAAAAAAGTTAAATATTATAATTATTAGCAGAGCACAAATGTTAGCTGAATTAATGAGATTTAATTATGGAATTACTATTACAGGAACACATGGTAAAACAACTACAACAGCAATGATTTATGAAATATTTAAATCATCAGGATTAGATCCAACATTTGTTAATGGAGGAATTATAAAATCATCAGGATTATATGCTGACTTAGGATTAAGTAAATATTTTATTGCAGAAGCAGATGAAAGTGACAAATCTTTTTTAAAATTAAATCCAATAATTAATATTGTTACTAATATTGAAAATGAACATTTAGAATATTATGATAATAATATTGAAATATTAAAAAGCACTTTTTTAAATTTTTTAAAAAAAATTCCATTCTATGGATGTATTATTATTTGTATAGATAATAAAAATAATTTTGATTTATTTAATAAATATAAACATATTTTAAAATGTAAAATAATTACGTATGGATTTAATAATAATGCAGATATTAAAATATCTAACTATAGACAAAAAAGATATCAAAGTAAATTTAATTTATTAAAAACTAAAGAAAATACTAATTTAAAAATAGAATTAACAATTCCTGGTCTTCATAATGCATTAAATGCAACTGCTTCATTTGCATTATCATCCTATATAGGATTAAAAGATTCAAATATTTTGAAATCTTTAAAAAATTTTGGAGGCGTAAAAAGAAGGTTAGATATTTTAGGTACTTTTATTTTAAAAAAAAAATTTCAAGGAAATGTTATTGTGATTGATGATTATGGACATCATCCTACTGAAATTAATATGACGATTCACACTATAAAAAATAATTGGCCTAATAAAAATTTAATAATGGTTTTCCAACCACATAAATATACTAGAACTAAAAATTTATTGGAAGAATTCGTGAAAACATTATCTAATGTTAATTTATTATTTTTATTAAAAGTATATTCAGCTAGAGAAAATTATATTAAAAATGCTAACAGTAAAACACTATATAGAAAAATAAAAAAATTAGAAAAAACTCATCCTATTTTAATACGATCTAATAAATACAATGATATTGCATCAGAAATATATTTAAAATTAACAGGAAATGATGTATTAGTATTTCAGGGTGCTGGTGATATTAATAATATTTCAGCTTTCTTTATTAAAAATAAATTAAAACAATAG
- the mraY gene encoding phospho-N-acetylmuramoyl-pentapeptide-transferase, with amino-acid sequence MLFQYLKYYIISLNYFFFSLKFRSIMTFLTSFCITFFYTPYFIFFLKKNKISQIIRNEGPITHLKKKNTPTMGGIIILVSVFISVFFWAQLSNKYIFYILTTIVLYSIIGFLDDYYKIILKNSKGLIPLQKILLQSIIIMITLIYMFFNDTKNLYIQLIIPFVEKIELNLNFTSYLIISYFIILGISNSVNLTDGLDGLVIMPIIFISIGLGLLAYFTGDINLSRYFNINYIKNTKELIIICLAIVGSGLGFLWFNTYPAKIFMGDVGSLTLGYIISIIAILIKQEFLFLIMSSIFIIEFISVIIQVLRFKYSKKRFFLMAPLHHHFELKGLKESCVVVRFWIISFILVLISLIIL; translated from the coding sequence ATATTATTTCAATATTTGAAATATTATATTATATCTTTGAATTATTTTTTTTTTAGTTTAAAATTTCGTTCTATTATGACTTTTTTAACATCTTTTTGTATTACATTTTTTTATACTCCATATTTTATTTTTTTTTTAAAAAAAAATAAAATTTCGCAAATAATTAGAAATGAAGGACCTATAACTCATTTAAAAAAAAAAAATACCCCTACTATGGGTGGTATAATTATATTAGTATCTGTTTTTATATCTGTATTTTTTTGGGCACAATTATCTAATAAATATATATTCTATATATTAACTACAATTGTATTATATTCCATAATCGGGTTTTTAGATGATTATTATAAAATAATCTTAAAAAATTCAAAAGGTTTAATACCTCTTCAAAAAATTTTACTACAGTCTATCATAATCATGATAACATTAATATATATGTTTTTCAATGATACTAAAAATTTATATATACAATTAATTATTCCATTTGTTGAGAAAATTGAATTAAATTTAAATTTTACTTCATATTTAATTATATCTTATTTTATTATTTTAGGAATAAGTAATTCTGTAAACTTAACAGATGGATTAGATGGTTTAGTTATAATGCCAATAATTTTTATTTCTATAGGATTAGGATTATTAGCATATTTTACGGGAGATATTAATCTTTCTAGATATTTTAATATTAATTATATAAAAAATACAAAGGAACTTATTATTATATGTTTAGCTATTGTGGGTTCTGGATTAGGTTTTTTATGGTTTAATACGTATCCAGCAAAAATTTTTATGGGAGATGTAGGATCTTTGACTCTTGGATATATTATATCTATAATAGCTATTTTAATAAAGCAAGAATTTTTATTCCTTATAATGTCTAGTATTTTTATAATAGAATTTATATCTGTAATAATTCAAGTATTAAGATTTAAATATAGTAAAAAACGTTTTTTTTTAATGGCTCCTTTACATCATCATTTTGAATTAAAAGGATTAAAAGAATCTTGTGTTGTAGTTAGGTTTTGGATTATATCATTTATATTAGTTTTAATATCTTTAATAATTTTATAA
- a CDS encoding D-alanine--D-alanine ligase, with protein sequence MTKKIAVLLGGNSSEREISLMSGKAILNALKKSNINAFGIDPLQFPLLYLKKYGFTKIFIALHGKGGEDGILQGVLEYLNIPYTGSGVLASSITMNKFITKNIWKENNLPVCPHYLLRKKDFIKKNHAKIKQQILKLNLPIFIKPNCTGSSLGISKVNNINYIFDAIEKAFIYDTSVLFEKYIEGTEFTVGILHNKVLPPIRVEPINSFYNYQAKYYSNSTQFFCPSGLDYKKEKELSKIALDAWNIVECSGWGRIDVILDTKDHFQLLEINTVPGMTSHSLYPMAAKKIGLSFQDLVLKILNLTDK encoded by the coding sequence ATGACTAAGAAAATAGCTGTTTTACTTGGTGGAAATTCATCAGAAAGAGAAATTTCCTTAATGTCAGGTAAAGCAATTTTAAATGCATTAAAAAAATCTAATATTAATGCTTTTGGAATAGATCCATTGCAATTCCCATTATTATATTTAAAAAAATATGGTTTTACAAAAATTTTTATAGCTTTACATGGGAAGGGAGGAGAAGATGGAATTTTACAAGGAGTACTTGAATACTTAAATATTCCTTATACCGGGAGCGGTGTTTTAGCTTCATCAATAACTATGAATAAATTTATAACAAAAAATATATGGAAAGAAAATAATTTACCTGTATGTCCTCATTATTTATTAAGAAAAAAAGATTTTATAAAAAAAAATCATGCAAAAATTAAACAACAAATTCTAAAATTAAATTTACCCATTTTTATAAAACCTAACTGTACTGGATCTAGTTTAGGTATTTCTAAAGTTAATAATATTAATTATATATTTGATGCAATAGAAAAAGCCTTTATATATGATACAAGTGTTTTATTTGAAAAATATATTGAAGGAACAGAATTTACAGTAGGAATATTACATAATAAAGTATTACCCCCTATTAGGGTGGAACCAATAAATTCGTTTTATAATTATCAAGCCAAATATTATTCTAATTCTACTCAATTTTTTTGTCCTAGCGGACTAGATTATAAAAAAGAAAAAGAACTATCAAAAATAGCTTTAGATGCATGGAATATAGTAGAATGTAGTGGGTGGGGACGTATTGATGTTATTTTAGATACAAAAGATCATTTTCAATTATTAGAAATAAATACTGTCCCCGGGATGACATCACATAGTTTGTATCCTATGGCTGCGAAGAAAATTGGATTATCTTTTCAGGATTTAGTTCTTAAAATTTTGAATTTAACAGATAAATAA
- a CDS encoding UDP-N-acetylmuramoyl-tripeptide--D-alanyl-D-alanine ligase yields the protein MNELISLKKISKITNGHLIGLNLKIKNFSINSKKIKDHCIFIAINGKIFDGHNFINNAISNGAIALLVNKFVRINNIPQIIVENTILALGKISLWKRKKFKYNVIGITGSTGKTSVKEMTVSILKKKYNTIFTFHNMNNHIGVPLTLLKLYNKYRCAIIEIGGNKINDIKYLGNLVQPNIAIINNISESHIEGFKSLKNIIREKSSIFNYLKEDGIAIFNSDDKNQKEIFKKISISKKFFTFSVYNKNTNFFASNIKIFQDKILFNLNTPLGVRIVTLFLFGGIHNISNALASSALSFAMGASLDEIVNGLECFKPIQGRIYPIKIGDKKLILNDAYNANPNSVKVAIKVLQNFSGVKILVIGTMLELGTRTIFFHKKVRDIILQSNINYTFSIGNYGKYITQNNKKAKHFNSKEDLINNLFSLIMRLDNYTILFKGSRKNNMEMLINILLEKIQ from the coding sequence ATGAATGAATTAATTAGTTTAAAAAAAATATCTAAAATCACAAATGGTCATTTAATAGGATTAAATCTTAAAATAAAAAATTTTTCAATAAATAGTAAAAAAATTAAAGATCATTGTATATTTATCGCAATTAATGGAAAAATTTTTGATGGTCATAATTTTATTAATAATGCTATTAGCAATGGGGCTATTGCTTTATTAGTAAATAAATTTGTGAGAATTAATAATATTCCACAAATAATTGTTGAAAATACTATTTTAGCTTTAGGAAAAATAAGTTTATGGAAAAGGAAAAAATTTAAATATAATGTAATTGGTATTACTGGATCTACTGGAAAAACATCAGTAAAAGAAATGACAGTATCTATATTAAAAAAAAAATATAATACTATTTTTACATTTCATAATATGAATAATCATATAGGTGTGCCGTTAACATTATTAAAACTATATAATAAGTATAGATGTGCAATAATTGAAATAGGAGGTAATAAAATAAATGATATTAAATATCTTGGTAATCTAGTGCAACCTAATATAGCAATAATTAATAATATATCAGAATCACATATTGAAGGTTTTAAATCATTAAAAAATATTATTAGAGAAAAAAGTAGTATTTTTAATTATTTAAAAGAGGATGGTATTGCGATTTTTAATAGTGACGATAAAAATCAAAAAGAAATTTTTAAAAAAATAAGTATTAGTAAGAAATTTTTTACTTTTTCTGTTTATAATAAAAATACAAATTTTTTTGCTAGTAATATAAAAATTTTTCAAGATAAAATCTTATTTAATTTAAATACTCCTCTTGGAGTAAGAATTGTTACACTATTTCTTTTTGGAGGTATACATAACATCAGCAACGCATTAGCGTCTAGCGCTTTATCTTTTGCAATGGGAGCATCTTTAGATGAAATAGTCAATGGATTAGAATGTTTTAAACCTATACAAGGTAGAATATATCCTATAAAAATAGGAGATAAAAAATTAATTCTAAATGATGCATATAATGCAAATCCTAACTCTGTTAAAGTTGCTATAAAAGTTCTTCAAAATTTTTCTGGAGTTAAAATTTTAGTTATAGGAACTATGTTAGAATTAGGTACTCGTACTATATTTTTTCATAAAAAAGTTAGAGACATAATTTTACAATCTAATATTAATTATACTTTTAGTATTGGAAATTATGGTAAGTATATTACTCAAAATAATAAAAAAGCTAAACATTTTAATAGTAAAGAAGATTTAATAAACAATCTATTTTCATTAATAATGAGATTAGATAATTATACTATTTTATTCAAAGGATCACGCAAAAATAATATGGAAATGTTAATTAATATCTTATTGGAGAAAATACAATGA